Proteins encoded within one genomic window of Elusimicrobiota bacterium:
- a CDS encoding ACT domain-containing protein — MAYHLSIFVENKPGKIEKITKVLADNGINLRAITLASTGEYGVLKLLVNNPDLAYDRLKQNSIAVSKRKIIIAVIDDQPGGMFNLLSAMSKNNINLEDCYGFVLEDKKQAAIIMEVEKYPEAETVLAAAGIKLLPENELESF, encoded by the coding sequence ATGGCGTATCACTTATCGATCTTCGTAGAGAATAAACCTGGAAAAATTGAAAAAATAACTAAAGTTCTTGCGGATAACGGTATCAACCTCCGTGCGATTACTCTCGCAAGTACGGGCGAGTACGGTGTGCTAAAACTGTTGGTTAACAATCCCGATCTCGCGTATGACAGGCTTAAACAAAACAGTATTGCGGTATCAAAACGAAAAATTATTATTGCAGTAATCGACGACCAACCCGGCGGGATGTTCAACCTCTTATCCGCGATGTCGAAAAACAATATTAACCTCGAGGATTGTTACGGGTTTGTGTTGGAAGACAAGAAACAGGCGGCAATTATTATGGAAGTTGAGAAGTATCCCGAAGCCGAGACTGTATTAGCAGCCGCCGGGATAAAACTGTTGCCGGAAAACGAACTGGAAAGTTTTTAA
- a CDS encoding phenylacetate--CoA ligase: protein MYWQQEYETIPRKKLEALQIQLLNKTVKHAKKSEFYRDKLKTFPADGIKTVKTIQSLPFTVKDDLRNSFPYGMLAVNIQSVIRLHSSSGTTGNPTVVYHTRKDIDNWATLIARCMYMSGVRDTDVFQNTMGYGLFTGGLGFHYGAEKIGMLTIPIGPGNSKRQIWFMQKFGTTVMHILPSYALRLTDVFKELNLDPKKDVKLRIAFIGAEPHSEEMRKQIENLYEIKCYNSYGLSEMCGPGIAFECSHQNGMHLWEDHFYPEIINPDTCEVLPDGEEGELVLTTLQRQAMPLIRYRTRDLTHIISTRCSCGRTHRRIARITGRSDDMLIINGVNIFPIQIERTILRIPGVGNNYIIELTKESFMDKLIIKIEINENIFRGTLTELEQIQRKVTEELRSELGLNPIVQLVEPNSLPAAEGKAQRVYDFRKKSV, encoded by the coding sequence ATGTACTGGCAGCAGGAATATGAAACAATACCGCGCAAAAAACTTGAGGCGTTACAGATACAGTTACTCAACAAAACTGTAAAACACGCAAAGAAGTCAGAGTTTTACCGTGATAAACTCAAAACCTTCCCGGCAGATGGAATAAAAACAGTTAAAACAATACAATCCCTGCCATTCACCGTGAAAGACGACCTGCGGAACAGTTTTCCTTACGGTATGCTTGCGGTAAATATTCAATCTGTTATTCGGTTACATTCCTCGTCAGGTACTACCGGCAATCCTACTGTCGTGTATCACACACGGAAAGATATAGATAACTGGGCTACACTGATCGCCAGATGTATGTACATGTCCGGGGTACGTGATACCGACGTGTTCCAGAACACTATGGGTTACGGTTTATTCACTGGCGGGCTTGGGTTCCATTACGGTGCGGAAAAGATTGGGATGCTTACAATCCCGATCGGGCCGGGGAATAGTAAACGCCAAATATGGTTTATGCAAAAGTTCGGGACTACAGTTATGCATATTCTTCCCTCCTACGCATTACGGCTAACTGATGTATTTAAAGAACTCAACCTCGACCCAAAGAAAGACGTTAAACTACGTATTGCCTTCATCGGCGCAGAACCGCATAGCGAGGAAATGAGGAAACAAATTGAGAATCTTTATGAAATAAAATGTTATAACTCCTACGGGTTAAGCGAAATGTGCGGGCCCGGGATTGCATTTGAATGCTCGCATCAAAATGGTATGCATCTATGGGAAGACCATTTTTATCCGGAAATCATTAACCCGGATACCTGCGAAGTCCTTCCCGACGGGGAAGAAGGCGAGCTTGTATTAACCACGCTTCAGCGCCAGGCAATGCCGCTGATACGCTACCGCACACGCGATCTCACACATATAATATCTACCCGCTGTTCCTGCGGGCGGACACACCGCAGGATCGCAAGGATTACCGGGCGTAGTGACGATATGCTTATCATCAACGGGGTAAACATTTTCCCGATACAGATTGAACGCACAATCCTGCGTATACCCGGTGTGGGCAATAATTATATTATTGAGTTAACAAAAGAAAGTTTTATGGATAAACTTATCATCAAAATTGAGATCAACGAAAACATTTTCCGCGGAACGTTGACAGAACTTGAACAAATCCAGCGTAAAGTGACGGAAGAACTTAGGTCCGAGCTCGGGTTGAACCCTATTGTCCAGCTGGTTGAACCTAATAGTTTACCCGCAGCGGAAGGTAAAGCCCAGCGGGTATATGATTTCAGAAAAAAAAGTGTATAA
- a CDS encoding thiamine pyrophosphate-dependent enzyme — MEKVLLSGNEAFARGAYEAGATVGVGYPGTPSTEILENFKSYPGVYTEWSINEKTAMEVGIGAALAGARTIVTMKHVGLNVAADPLFTSAYIGVNAGLVIIVADDPDMHSSQNEQDSRHYAVAAKVPMLEPSDSQEAKEFILKAFELSEMFDTPVLVRGITRLSHGRSVATLSNPLTPVKPSGFVKNPKKYVMIPVYARARHVLVEKRLTALAEYAETCKLNHEEINNNKIGIITSGICYQYVKDSLPPTVSILKLGMVNPLPRKLITAFCTKMEKVFIVEELDPVVEQQIRAWGITNVVGKDMFPILGEYSPALVKQCVTGEKMPAKLQVSINIPPRPPQLCPGCPHRSVFTVLHELGLTVSGDIGCYTLGVLPPFNAMDTCIEMGASIGVAQGIEIVESRDKESGVVAVLGDSTFAHSGITGLVNAAYNKRHLLIIVLDNGTTAMTGLQPNPLSGTRIDGTETVAIDYHALGKAVGIGEGNVKIVGAYDMKTLKSVIQSLLATKKLALLVVKDPCMILKRKHAKHKDIKDAGKTI, encoded by the coding sequence ATGGAAAAAGTGTTGTTGTCAGGTAATGAAGCGTTTGCGCGGGGCGCGTATGAAGCCGGTGCGACAGTAGGTGTTGGTTATCCCGGTACACCATCAACGGAAATCCTAGAAAACTTCAAATCCTACCCCGGGGTTTATACCGAATGGTCTATAAACGAGAAAACAGCGATGGAAGTAGGTATTGGAGCAGCATTAGCCGGCGCACGGACCATCGTTACGATGAAGCATGTCGGGCTTAATGTCGCAGCGGACCCGTTGTTTACTTCAGCTTATATCGGCGTCAACGCCGGGCTTGTTATCATTGTTGCGGACGATCCTGACATGCACTCGTCGCAAAACGAGCAGGATAGCCGGCATTACGCGGTTGCTGCGAAAGTGCCGATGCTTGAACCTTCTGATTCACAGGAAGCGAAAGAATTTATCCTTAAAGCGTTTGAGTTAAGCGAAATGTTTGACACGCCGGTACTAGTCCGTGGTATCACGCGGTTGTCACACGGGCGAAGTGTCGCGACACTGTCCAACCCGTTGACACCGGTTAAACCATCAGGGTTTGTGAAAAACCCGAAGAAGTACGTGATGATTCCTGTATATGCGCGGGCACGGCATGTACTTGTAGAAAAACGGTTAACCGCACTGGCAGAATATGCTGAAACGTGTAAACTTAATCATGAGGAAATTAACAATAACAAAATCGGGATCATAACTTCCGGGATTTGTTACCAATACGTCAAAGACTCTTTACCACCAACAGTTTCCATCCTCAAACTCGGGATGGTAAACCCGTTACCAAGAAAACTTATCACCGCGTTCTGCACGAAGATGGAAAAAGTCTTTATCGTCGAAGAACTCGACCCGGTGGTTGAACAGCAAATCCGGGCGTGGGGTATCACAAACGTTGTTGGAAAAGACATGTTCCCCATACTTGGCGAGTACAGCCCGGCGTTGGTAAAACAATGCGTTACCGGCGAGAAAATGCCGGCGAAACTGCAAGTGTCAATCAACATCCCCCCGCGGCCGCCGCAGTTATGCCCGGGATGCCCGCATCGCAGCGTGTTCACGGTATTACACGAACTGGGGTTAACAGTGTCAGGCGATATTGGGTGTTACACCCTCGGCGTGCTTCCCCCGTTCAACGCGATGGACACTTGCATTGAGATGGGCGCGAGTATCGGAGTGGCGCAAGGAATTGAAATCGTAGAATCGCGGGATAAAGAATCCGGCGTTGTTGCAGTCCTGGGTGACTCAACATTTGCGCATAGCGGAATTACAGGTCTTGTGAATGCAGCGTATAATAAACGCCATTTGCTGATCATCGTGTTGGACAACGGTACTACTGCGATGACCGGGCTGCAACCTAACCCGTTATCAGGGACGCGGATCGACGGAACAGAAACTGTTGCCATTGACTATCACGCGTTAGGAAAAGCGGTTGGGATCGGGGAAGGTAACGTCAAAATTGTTGGTGCGTATGACATGAAAACCCTGAAATCTGTAATACAGTCATTGCTCGCAACGAAAAAACTGGCGTTACTTGTCGTCAAAGATCCGTGTATGATACTCAAACGCAAACATGCAAAACATAAAGACATTAAAGATGCGGGAAAAACTATATGA
- the cimA gene encoding citramalate synthase: MKTSKISVFDVTLRDGAQALGVSLSVEDKIKILLALDKFGIDYVEGGWPGSNPKDSEFFVRARTVKLTHAKVVAFCSTRHKDNKPENDPNLIATVNAKTAVASIFGKSWALHVTHALKTTLENNLCMVRDSIGFLKSKGMDVIFDAEHFFDGFINNREYAVEVLKTAASAGAVNLTLCDTNGGMLPGQIQDIMRYVRMQVRCVPLGIHAHNDSGCGIANSVTAVMEGATLVQGTINGYGERCGNADLCAILPNLQIKLGYNCVSPEKIMNLTELSRYVSEIANMVPNDYQPYVGTAAFAHKGGIHASAVSRHTGTYEHIKPEDVGNTRKILISEYSGKSNVLQKMTDLKLSNGKDDDTAKKVLNTVKNLEKQGYQFEAAEESFELLLRKTLKQYVPLFDLEGMRVIIEKEEKGGWRSEATVKVKVNGQTEHTAADGDGPVNALDTALRKALAKFYKELADMSLSDFKVRVIDAKAGTAAKVRVLIESRDRKDTWTTIGVSENIIEASLIALVDAIEYKLLKKRGEFGNVRKK, translated from the coding sequence ATGAAAACCAGCAAGATATCCGTCTTTGATGTAACCCTACGTGACGGCGCACAGGCTCTGGGGGTGTCGTTATCAGTAGAAGATAAAATAAAAATATTACTCGCATTAGACAAGTTCGGGATTGATTACGTAGAAGGCGGATGGCCGGGCTCAAACCCGAAAGACAGCGAATTTTTTGTACGTGCAAGGACGGTAAAACTTACCCACGCGAAAGTAGTTGCGTTTTGTTCCACCCGGCATAAGGATAATAAACCGGAGAACGACCCTAACCTTATTGCCACGGTGAACGCCAAAACTGCGGTGGCAAGTATATTCGGTAAATCCTGGGCGCTGCATGTAACTCACGCGTTAAAGACTACATTAGAGAACAACCTTTGTATGGTCCGTGATTCAATCGGGTTCCTCAAAAGTAAAGGTATGGATGTTATCTTTGATGCGGAACATTTTTTTGATGGTTTCATCAATAACCGCGAGTACGCTGTGGAAGTCCTTAAAACCGCGGCATCCGCGGGTGCAGTAAATCTTACTTTGTGTGATACTAATGGCGGTATGCTCCCGGGGCAGATACAGGATATTATGCGGTACGTACGCATGCAGGTACGCTGTGTACCGCTTGGCATACACGCGCATAATGATTCCGGCTGCGGGATAGCGAACAGTGTTACCGCTGTTATGGAAGGCGCAACGCTTGTCCAGGGAACGATTAACGGTTATGGCGAACGCTGCGGGAATGCCGATCTCTGTGCGATACTGCCGAACCTGCAGATAAAACTCGGGTATAACTGTGTATCCCCCGAAAAAATTATGAACCTGACAGAACTTTCGAGGTATGTTTCGGAGATAGCAAATATGGTCCCCAATGATTACCAGCCGTATGTTGGTACCGCAGCGTTTGCGCATAAGGGCGGTATCCACGCGAGCGCGGTCAGCCGGCATACAGGAACCTATGAACATATAAAACCGGAGGATGTTGGGAATACAAGAAAAATTCTTATCTCCGAATATTCCGGGAAAAGTAATGTCCTCCAAAAAATGACGGACTTAAAATTGAGTAACGGTAAAGATGATGATACCGCAAAAAAAGTGTTGAATACCGTAAAAAATTTGGAAAAACAAGGGTATCAATTTGAAGCAGCAGAGGAATCGTTTGAATTATTACTGCGTAAAACATTGAAACAGTATGTCCCGTTATTTGACCTGGAAGGCATGCGGGTGATCATTGAGAAAGAAGAAAAAGGCGGGTGGAGGTCGGAAGCTACGGTTAAAGTTAAAGTTAACGGCCAGACAGAACATACTGCCGCGGATGGCGACGGGCCGGTAAACGCGCTGGATACTGCGTTGAGGAAAGCATTAGCCAAGTTTTATAAAGAACTCGCGGATATGAGCCTGTCAGACTTCAAGGTACGTGTGATTGACGCAAAAGCCGGTACCGCAGCGAAGGTGCGTGTGTTAATAGAATCACGTGATAGAAAAGACACCTGGACTACCATAGGAGTATCAGAAAACATTATTGAAGCGAGTTTAATAGCGTTAGTAGATGCAATTGAATACAAATTATTGAAGAAGAGGGGAGAGTTTGGAAATGTCAGGAAAAAATAG
- a CDS encoding thioredoxin family protein: MKRINQLSVCTVKQMCTLFLTIIILLGYTGLLPAVEQKPGIKKVKPAAVKISTSTVKQEEPKYFVRKSTNTDYSLTMLELGSTNCIPCKMMEKVLYTLDAKYGRQVNFVFIDVRSAEGTPYAHKYNILGIPTQVFLDKDGNEVFRHVGYFPADEVVKTFKRYGVK, encoded by the coding sequence ATGAAACGTATTAATCAGCTGTCTGTCTGTACAGTAAAACAAATGTGTACATTATTTCTAACAATAATAATATTGCTGGGTTATACCGGTCTATTACCCGCAGTAGAACAAAAACCCGGAATTAAAAAGGTTAAACCCGCTGCAGTAAAAATATCTACATCAACCGTAAAACAGGAAGAACCAAAATATTTTGTACGTAAAAGCACAAACACGGATTATTCTCTTACAATGCTTGAACTTGGCTCAACAAATTGTATCCCATGCAAAATGATGGAAAAAGTGTTGTACACACTTGACGCAAAGTATGGCCGGCAGGTTAATTTTGTCTTTATTGATGTACGTTCAGCAGAAGGTACGCCCTATGCGCATAAGTATAACATTCTCGGTATTCCTACCCAGGTATTTCTTGATAAAGACGGGAATGAAGTATTCCGCCACGTAGGATACTTCCCCGCGGACGAAGTTGTGAAAACATTTAAACGGTACGGGGTTAAGTAA
- a CDS encoding aspartate kinase — translation MALIVMKFGGSSVADTVKVKHVASRVIEVQKRGNKVVVVVSAPGDMTDDLIAKAKEITENPSDREMDMLLATGEQVSIALLAMAIRELGQESISLTGPQAGIYADRTHTKARITRIIPTKIYKELQKNKIVIVAGFQGQNPNRDITTLGRGGSDLTAVALAAALKADECEIFTDVKGVYTTDPRVVPDARKIDAISYDEMLEMAGSGAQVMQARSIEVAKKYNVVLHIRSTFSTEKGTIVRREVNNMEEVVVSSVAFDKDQAKLSITDLPDKPGVAAKIFSELGKANIMVDMIIQSAAQDRSNDISFTVSKHDLDKVLPILAKLKKEIGAKDVLCDKDVAKVSIVGVGMRSHAGVAAKMFSALAKEKINIEMISTSEIKISCMVDSADIIHAVRVLHEAFGLAKRQG, via the coding sequence ATGGCACTTATTGTAATGAAATTCGGCGGTTCATCCGTCGCGGATACTGTTAAAGTAAAACATGTAGCATCACGGGTTATTGAAGTACAAAAACGCGGAAATAAGGTAGTAGTTGTAGTTTCCGCTCCGGGAGACATGACAGACGACCTTATCGCAAAAGCGAAGGAGATTACAGAGAACCCGTCCGACCGTGAGATGGATATGCTGCTTGCAACGGGTGAACAAGTATCAATCGCATTATTAGCGATGGCAATCCGTGAACTCGGGCAGGAATCAATCTCATTAACCGGCCCGCAAGCAGGTATTTATGCGGACCGTACTCATACAAAAGCAAGGATTACGCGGATTATACCCACAAAAATTTATAAGGAATTACAAAAAAATAAAATTGTCATAGTTGCAGGTTTCCAGGGACAAAACCCCAACCGCGATATAACAACTCTTGGACGGGGAGGTTCTGACCTTACGGCTGTAGCATTAGCCGCGGCATTGAAAGCGGATGAATGCGAAATATTTACTGACGTCAAAGGCGTGTATACCACCGACCCGCGGGTAGTACCTGACGCGCGGAAGATTGATGCTATAAGTTATGACGAAATGCTTGAGATGGCAGGTTCCGGCGCGCAGGTAATGCAGGCACGGTCAATTGAAGTAGCAAAAAAATATAATGTTGTTCTGCATATACGCTCAACATTTTCTACGGAGAAAGGTACAATTGTTCGCAGGGAGGTAAATAATATGGAAGAAGTAGTAGTCTCCAGCGTTGCGTTTGATAAAGACCAGGCAAAACTGTCAATCACTGACTTACCGGATAAACCCGGTGTTGCAGCTAAGATTTTTAGCGAGCTTGGGAAAGCTAATATTATGGTAGATATGATCATACAATCTGCCGCACAGGACCGTTCTAACGATATATCGTTTACGGTATCAAAACATGATTTGGATAAAGTTTTACCGATACTCGCGAAATTAAAAAAAGAAATCGGTGCAAAAGATGTTCTCTGTGATAAAGACGTTGCAAAAGTTTCAATCGTAGGGGTTGGCATGCGCAGCCATGCGGGTGTCGCTGCAAAGATGTTCAGTGCCCTGGCAAAAGAAAAGATTAATATTGAAATGATCTCCACCAGCGAGATAAAGATTTCGTGTATGGTAGACAGCGCGGATATTATACACGCAGTGAGAGTTTTGCATGAAGCATTTGGCCTTGCTAAACGCCAGGGATGA
- the ilvD gene encoding dihydroxy-acid dehydratase — protein MSGKNSKKSVKSSKKAGTVQTGKDEKKLVPSFNSRAVKEGYQRAPHRALLYATGLTKGQIDKPFVGIASSFSDLVPGHINIRDLERWVERGVAAAGGTPFIFGLPAICDGIAMGHEGMSYSLPSRELITDSIECVARAHGLDGLILLTNCDKITPGMLMAVARLNIPSIVVTAGPMLAGFHAGKHRSLVRDTFEAVGLYSAGKMDDAALSAVEICACPGAGSCQGLYTANTMACLTEVMGMSLPGCATAPAVSAKKRRIAYDSGMRVVELIEKQTLLPKRIMTEKAFNNAIMADMALGGSTNTVLHLPAIARECGIELPLKKFDDISRTTPNIVRLEPAGDVYMEDLDRAGGISAVLSVLKSKLNTAATVSGRDITEIAASGKVLDPEIIRSLNNPFGKQGGIAILHGNLAPDGAVVKQSAVKDKMLTFTGKAKVFNSEADAMKAITDKKIDKGVVIVIRHEGPKGGPGMREMLSPTSAIVGMGLSESVALITDGRFSGGTRGPCIGHISPEAADNGPIAVVEDGDMITIDIPNRMLTVRLTDADIKIRTAKVKPLQPKVRTGYLSRYAKLVSSANTGAVLK, from the coding sequence ATGTCAGGAAAAAATAGTAAGAAAAGTGTTAAGTCATCAAAAAAAGCGGGTACTGTGCAGACAGGTAAGGACGAAAAAAAACTGGTACCGTCATTTAACAGCCGTGCGGTGAAAGAAGGATATCAACGCGCACCGCATCGCGCGTTATTATATGCTACAGGATTGACTAAAGGACAGATTGATAAACCGTTTGTTGGTATAGCGTCGAGTTTCAGTGACCTCGTACCGGGACATATAAACATACGTGATCTTGAACGCTGGGTAGAACGGGGAGTTGCCGCTGCAGGCGGGACACCCTTTATTTTTGGCTTACCCGCAATCTGTGACGGTATTGCCATGGGACACGAAGGCATGAGTTATTCATTACCCAGCCGTGAATTAATCACGGACTCCATAGAATGCGTTGCACGCGCACACGGGCTTGACGGGCTGATACTCCTGACAAACTGTGATAAAATAACCCCGGGTATGCTTATGGCAGTTGCACGGTTGAATATACCATCAATCGTAGTTACTGCCGGGCCGATGCTTGCGGGTTTTCATGCGGGTAAACACAGGTCTTTAGTACGCGATACATTTGAGGCGGTAGGGTTGTACTCCGCCGGGAAAATGGATGACGCTGCACTATCCGCAGTGGAAATCTGTGCATGTCCCGGTGCGGGCTCATGCCAGGGATTATACACTGCCAATACTATGGCGTGTTTAACTGAAGTAATGGGTATGAGTTTACCGGGTTGCGCAACAGCGCCGGCGGTCTCTGCAAAGAAACGGCGTATTGCCTATGATTCCGGTATGCGTGTGGTGGAACTCATAGAAAAACAAACGTTACTCCCAAAACGTATAATGACGGAGAAAGCGTTTAATAACGCTATTATGGCGGACATGGCGCTTGGCGGGTCAACAAATACGGTTCTTCACCTTCCGGCAATCGCGCGTGAATGCGGGATAGAGTTACCATTAAAAAAGTTTGATGATATCTCAAGAACAACCCCCAATATTGTTCGTCTTGAACCCGCGGGGGATGTGTATATGGAAGACCTTGACCGCGCAGGCGGTATTTCAGCGGTACTATCAGTCTTAAAAAGTAAACTAAACACCGCAGCTACTGTCAGTGGCAGGGATATAACAGAAATCGCGGCGAGTGGTAAAGTCTTGGATCCCGAGATTATTAGATCATTAAATAATCCGTTTGGTAAACAAGGCGGGATTGCGATACTCCATGGCAATCTCGCACCGGATGGCGCGGTAGTAAAACAGTCCGCTGTTAAAGATAAAATGCTTACATTTACAGGTAAAGCCAAAGTGTTCAACAGCGAAGCTGATGCAATGAAAGCTATCACTGACAAAAAAATTGATAAAGGCGTTGTAATAGTTATCCGGCATGAAGGACCGAAGGGCGGGCCGGGTATGCGTGAAATGTTATCCCCCACCTCCGCAATTGTAGGGATGGGCTTATCTGAATCCGTAGCATTAATTACTGACGGCAGATTCTCCGGTGGTACCCGCGGTCCGTGTATCGGGCATATTTCTCCGGAAGCTGCGGATAACGGGCCGATCGCAGTGGTTGAGGACGGTGATATGATAACAATTGATATCCCAAACCGTATGCTTACTGTACGGCTGACAGATGCGGATATAAAAATCCGTACAGCAAAAGTTAAACCGTTACAACCAAAGGTACGCACGGGCTATCTTTCGCGGTACGCAAAACTTGTATCTTCAGCAAATACCGGCGCGGTGTTGAAATAG
- the ilvB gene encoding biosynthetic-type acetolactate synthase large subunit: MEKTGSEILVECLTKEGVDIMFGIPGGVLLPIFDALYGSKIKLILTRHEQGAAHMADGYARSTGKVGVCIATSGPGATNLTTGLATAYMDSIPMVAITGQVATNLIGNDAFQEADTTGITRPVTKHNYLVKDVADLARVIREAFYIAKTGRPGPVLIDIPVDVSRQKTKFVYPEKVELRSYKPNYTGHPVQIKRVADAIASSKQPVLYIGGGVIASNASAELLELAEKCEILVTSTLMAIGAFPPDHELSLGMLGMHGMYWANHAMQNSDLIIAVGSRFDDRCTGKLTAFAQKAKIVHIDIDPTSISKNVKTDIPVVGDCKVVLSELNKIVAKTKHVEWLKQINKWKKEQPLTYTQDNKLRPQYVVEQISKLTNGEAVVTTEVGQNQMWAAQFYQAKKPRLFISSGGLGTMGYGFPAAIGAKFALPDKTVIDIAGDGSIQMNIQELATAVLNKTNVIVVILNNTYLGMVRQWQQLFYGKRYSAVCLHKTDSCSPKCDGPNHGCPALVPDFVKLAEAYGAVGIRVDKKEDVVKALKKALAVKDKPVIIDCWVEKEENVFPMVPAGAALDEIMTHLA; the protein is encoded by the coding sequence ATGGAAAAAACTGGCTCAGAGATTTTAGTTGAATGCTTAACAAAAGAAGGCGTGGATATAATGTTTGGTATCCCCGGCGGAGTATTACTTCCGATATTTGACGCGCTTTATGGTTCCAAAATAAAACTCATCCTTACCCGTCATGAACAAGGCGCAGCGCATATGGCGGACGGTTATGCGCGTTCAACAGGAAAAGTAGGTGTTTGCATTGCAACTTCCGGCCCGGGAGCTACAAATCTTACAACCGGGCTTGCTACGGCGTATATGGATTCCATCCCGATGGTAGCAATTACAGGCCAGGTTGCGACGAATCTTATTGGTAATGACGCGTTCCAGGAAGCTGATACCACGGGTATAACACGGCCTGTTACAAAACATAATTATCTGGTGAAGGACGTAGCGGACCTCGCAAGAGTTATACGTGAAGCATTCTATATCGCAAAAACCGGCCGCCCGGGCCCTGTGCTGATTGATATACCAGTAGACGTTTCCCGGCAGAAAACTAAGTTTGTATACCCGGAAAAAGTTGAACTCCGGTCGTATAAACCAAACTATACAGGCCATCCTGTGCAGATAAAACGTGTTGCTGATGCGATTGCATCATCAAAACAGCCGGTGCTTTATATAGGCGGCGGTGTCATCGCATCGAATGCAAGCGCTGAACTATTGGAACTCGCGGAAAAATGCGAGATCCTGGTTACCTCAACACTGATGGCAATCGGCGCGTTCCCTCCGGATCACGAACTATCCCTTGGCATGCTTGGTATGCATGGGATGTACTGGGCAAACCACGCAATGCAAAACTCAGACCTCATAATTGCAGTAGGGTCAAGATTTGACGACCGGTGTACGGGTAAACTCACAGCGTTCGCGCAAAAAGCTAAGATTGTGCATATTGACATTGATCCTACATCAATCTCAAAAAATGTTAAGACCGATATCCCTGTGGTAGGCGACTGCAAAGTTGTACTCAGTGAACTCAACAAAATCGTAGCTAAGACAAAGCATGTGGAATGGTTAAAACAAATTAATAAATGGAAAAAAGAACAGCCATTGACTTATACACAAGACAATAAACTGCGCCCGCAGTATGTTGTGGAACAAATATCAAAACTTACCAACGGCGAAGCTGTTGTTACAACCGAAGTCGGGCAGAACCAAATGTGGGCCGCGCAGTTTTATCAGGCGAAGAAACCGAGATTATTTATTTCCTCCGGCGGGTTAGGGACTATGGGCTATGGTTTTCCCGCAGCGATCGGCGCGAAGTTTGCGTTACCTGACAAAACCGTGATTGATATCGCAGGGGATGGAAGTATTCAGATGAACATCCAGGAACTCGCAACTGCGGTATTAAACAAAACAAATGTTATAGTTGTAATACTAAACAACACATATCTCGGGATGGTACGCCAGTGGCAACAGTTATTCTACGGGAAACGCTACTCCGCTGTGTGTTTACACAAAACGGACAGTTGTTCCCCCAAATGCGACGGGCCGAATCACGGCTGTCCTGCGCTGGTCCCTGATTTTGTTAAACTCGCGGAAGCGTATGGTGCAGTGGGTATCCGTGTAGATAAAAAAGAAGACGTAGTAAAAGCATTGAAGAAAGCGTTAGCAGTAAAAGATAAACCTGTAATTATTGATTGCTGGGTGGAGAAAGAAGAAAACGTGTTCCCGATGGTACCTGCCGGTGCGGCATTAGATGAAATTATGACGCATCTGGCGTAA